TTTGTAATTCCGCTACACCGCGGGGCCTATCGGTTTTGGAATGAACACGGTCTCTCAATTCCTGTACACGCCATGCCGGTAGATTAAGGAGTGGGACGTGGTTAAAAGATCGTGAAGGAAAAAGATATCCTCAAAAAAATCCAACGCATTGAAATATTTACCAATCGGCTCGTAAACACTGTCTTTGCTGGGGAGTATGAAAGCGTCTTCAAGGGACAGGGGATTACCTTCGATGAGGTGCGGGAGTATCAGGTAGGCGATGAAATCCGGACGATCGATTGGAATGTCACCGCACGCATGGGGCAGGCTTACATCAAGCAGTACGTGGAAGAACGCGAACTCGTCATGATGTTGGTTGTGGATATGAGCGCCTCGACCCGTTTCGGCAGTATTGTTGAGACGAAGGCAGAAATCGCTGCCGAGATTGCCGCGCTCCTCGCCTTTTCTGCCATCAAAAACAACGACAAAGTTGGGCTGATCTGTTTTACAGATACCGTTGAACATTTCGTCGCGCCACGCAAGGGGAAAAGGCACGTCTTACGGGTCGTTCGGGATATCCTCCATTTTCAGCCGAAACAGCGGGGGACTAATATTGAAACAGCACTGGCGTTCGTCGACCGGGTGCTCAAGCCGCACAGCGTTGTATTTCTCATCTCGGATTTCAAAGATACGGGGTATGAAAAGCAGTTACGTTTGAGCAGTAAGCGGCATTCGCTGACTGCTATTACCTTACAGGACAGGCGTGAGGTGGAATTGCCGGATGTCGGACTCATAGAACTGGAGGATGCTGAGAGCGGAGAGACGGTCATTATTGATACACGCTCTGCGGAAGCGCGACGCCTCTATACAGAATGCAATCAGCGAGCAGATGCGGAACGTCGACAGGTCTTCCGAGCAAATCAAGTGGATTCCATTCATATCAGAACAGATGAACCGTACGTGAAACCGCTTATCCAATTTTTCCGTCAGCGCACCACCCGACGCTAAAAAAATAAAATTCTTGTAGATTTACGACACCTGTAGGAGAGGTTTCTTACCCCAACCTGCATCAGACTATTTCGCGTCCGAATCCTTTGTCAATGTCCGCCAAAATGAACGCGACGGGCGATTCATGTTGTCAAACATCTCGTAATTCCCCTTTTTACAGAATTCGTAGAGTGCTTCTGTCAATGGAATGTCAAATCCAGAGGCTTCTGCGGCGGCAAGGAAATAGGGCAATTCTGGGTATTTGATAACGAGCGTTCCACCTTCCCCATCGATGATGCGTTTGGCGATTCTATCGAACTGTCCACGCCACCC
This genomic window from Candidatus Poribacteria bacterium contains:
- a CDS encoding DUF58 domain-containing protein yields the protein MKEKDILKKIQRIEIFTNRLVNTVFAGEYESVFKGQGITFDEVREYQVGDEIRTIDWNVTARMGQAYIKQYVEERELVMMLVVDMSASTRFGSIVETKAEIAAEIAALLAFSAIKNNDKVGLICFTDTVEHFVAPRKGKRHVLRVVRDILHFQPKQRGTNIETALAFVDRVLKPHSVVFLISDFKDTGYEKQLRLSSKRHSLTAITLQDRREVELPDVGLIELEDAESGETVIIDTRSAEARRLYTECNQRADAERRQVFRANQVDSIHIRTDEPYVKPLIQFFRQRTTRR